One window of Verrucomicrobiia bacterium genomic DNA carries:
- a CDS encoding SlyX family protein has product MDSSLEERLLRLETNVTHMEHLCEQLNQVVTEQSKIITRLLAAQQQLSKSVESQELERIKATNAKPPHYSV; this is encoded by the coding sequence ATGGATTCATCGTTGGAAGAGCGGTTGTTGCGGTTGGAAACGAATGTCACGCACATGGAGCACTTATGCGAACAGTTGAACCAGGTGGTGACGGAGCAGAGCAAGATCATCACGCGTCTACTGGCCGCACAGCAGCAGCTCTCGAAATCGGTGGAGAGCCAGGAACTGGAGCGCATCAAGGCGACGAATGCGAAGCCGCCGCATTACAGTGTGTGA